Sequence from the Rutidosis leptorrhynchoides isolate AG116_Rl617_1_P2 chromosome 3, CSIRO_AGI_Rlap_v1, whole genome shotgun sequence genome:
tatttatccccgaggtgaagggagtgaaggaaatgggaggcgggacttccattacaaaaacttcaaggatgcacaacctcctatgtttaatggggtaagggatccgttgaagagtacatgttgggtttccgacatcgagggggctttccgtactagtgaatgtcctcccgagaagaaaacgaggtacggttctagtatgttacgtgaagaagccaagttgtggtgggatgacaagattcaattgtatggcgaggaacaatgtatgagcttgtcatgggatgagttcaaaaaggagttctttgatgaataccgaacttcttccgatcttgatagaatccgggacgagttacacaatttgcgaagggttcgatggacttggttactctcaagtctacctttttagcaaagactcgtttttgtccggagtacgttggtgacgatcacaagttgatgaaagatttctaccgtacactgaatgacaaatttaagggtaagattagtcggggaatggctaagtcttttgaagagttgtttgagttggctcggggtttcgaaccggaggtgtcgaagccaagtgtgtccgatgttagtaaacggaagttcgaagcgacggcattttcgaacaagaagagtaaaagcgctaccgaaggtgtcggaagcgtaaagatgagtgacacgggtggttctaaattcgcgtgttataattgtggacaaacggggcataagtctcgtgattgtccgtcgagcaaggtcacatgttttaagtgccggaaggagggacaccggaagtcggaatgtcccgagtggaatagtgaAGGGGCGCGAAAATCTGGAGAtgcttgattcaggtactattcgattttagtACTATCTATGTGCGGGTGATTTGGGTAATGATTGAGTTTATCCATGTGTTGTAGtaactagctaggtcgagttagtccattgcggtttgactaaccgggtcgggttaatcaattgttgttaggtgttgaccgagtcgggttgaccaagggtatttgactaaccaaGCCGGGTTACTCAAATTGTTTTTAGGGGTTTGACCGAGTCGGGTGGACCGAgatagtttgactaaccgagtcgggttaatcgatAAATTGTTAggagtgttgaccgagtcgggttgaccgagtGCGTTTGACTAATCAagacgggttaatcaattgttgttaggacttaaccaagtcgggttgaccgtgTGTGTTGACTTAACCAAGTAGGGATAATCGGttgttgttaggtgttgaccgaggcgggtcgacatagtgtatttgacttgaccgagtcgggttaattgggttggtgttggaggcttaaccaagtcgggggTAACCATGggatgattagagggttacttgtattgttctctATAAGGGTTAGCGTAGGATGGCATGCCGTTCGAGAGGCGCTTACGTTGATCATGTAGGTGTGCGAGAAGAGTCACGATTGTTGACTATCTTTGGTGTGTGTAAGTAACCGTGTTAACGGTTGAGAGGATACGAGTTGGGGTGTAAGTCTTGGTGGCACCAAGCATCACCATTGTAAGTGAAAGGATTGCTAGGCTTGCTTTGCGGCCTAGGCGGATAGTGACAAGCAGGCGTCACTAGAAAGTTGTAGGCGTTGAGCCGTAATGTCCATTGGATTTGTgtgacttcgaatagtcaagtgtcATATGACACCGAGGAGGGACCCAAAAGGGTCGAGTGATTGAGACTCagtggtagtaatgggagttgcataacactacgtcaggtgccctccgtgtacctgcaagtggaatgcttcactcTGGTGTTgtgattattttgtacttgggtaccgacgAGAAAACTCGAAGGTACGAAGATGGTTTATTGTGAAGATTAGCGGGCGTCGACATTTGACCGATTCGAAAGGTCGAGTTTCATGTATCTTGTGGTAAGTCCGCTGAAGATTTTAAGTATGACCAACGTTGATACCGGGCGTGTGTGATGTAGAATGTTGAAATTTCGCAAGGtattatcatcttgacggtgaTAGCGTGGGGTTAAAACCCTAAATGGGGGAGTATGTACCCGAAAAGTACGGTGGTCCCTCGGTTTGGTAGGCGTGTTTGGGTCATTTTCCGGTAGTTGCCTCGTTTTGAGAGCCAACTAGAGACGTAGAGTGTTAGTTTGGACTGTCTCATGTAGGGGCGTGTTAGTGTAGAGTGCGTTCGGGAACGAACTCTCTAGAGTAATGGCGGTGGGCGTTAGAACTCTAAGTCGTGAGTTGGAGTACGCCAAGGAAATCCTGAAGGATAGTTGTGCGATTGGAACATTGCATGGTGGTAAGGCGTGATCGATAGGATGCAATGGCGGCATCAAAGGGGTCCGAGATTGTGTGAGAACTCGAAGACTTGAGGAAAGTGTGTTGTTTTTGTTCGCGATGAggtttagatcgcgaggacgcgatcaaatttaagtgggggagagttgtaagacccaaatatttattgtacataatgtattcatggtgtacgatgcgtatatgaagtgtacgaagcatgtacgtgttgcttgctcgaatgtcgaagaaaactggacgttgtttgaggtacaaagtgtgtacgtatcttctcaaccccaaataaagtttgaattgatgtttccaagccttaccattggatagaatatcttattacgtttccaacgatatttgattcatcgaaaacggagttacggtcgaaaagttatggccaaaacaagttgctgaaacctgttttgggctcgaccacaatttccagttatttggagcggcgctccaccttctggcgcggcgcgccgattgctgcagaggcaattttcagcctttttaaaaggtttaaatgaggggtactttggtcttttcaattagggtcagtttggggtcatcaaaactgatctagagctccattggagctcattttcactcatcaaacactctcatcttcaaaccctagagtgagaggagagttttagagagagagctccaattggagaagaagaagggtgtttcgggtcaaacctcgggtattaaagttgttctactcgtcaacggcatcattttggcggtattggtaagttcaaactccgaacttcatctttgtaatttgatattcaagtttagggttttgaactagttagttataaaaatcttttaggaggtgaaatgggtaattgtaactagttattgttgatgttggtgggtttaggattggatgatgatattgttagtttgtaaactaattttattgatgaaatcactagctaacttggattattagtgatttggggtgtaagttcacaaattgggtgttttgactagttttaggtcaaaatgggtttttgtgtaaatgttggtctaaaatgcatttaaagcctaaaagaggtgtatttaggtatttcgggaacgcgggaaatagtctcgttagttttggactttcgagtatcgttaaaagtgcaaaaaggcgtagattgcactttatgtcaatttgggcgggtcgtgagtccaaatgggggattggttgatcaaaccttgtgcaaaatgtattagtgggacataatcactattcgattgtgattatgagtggttcgggtgagatttgacttagtcaaagttggtcaagtgtatatagtcgaaattacacttgtgatgtgttaagtcgaataggcttaagttgtagcttatttgcatgtatgatttgcgtaggtgatatacgtgaagtcggtggaaggagttcaagtttgcgagttgcacttcttcaagtaatcgaggtgagtggaatatttatacaggtatgtatgtggtttatttactcgtacgcgatgtgggcctttggtgccacatcgtgagtagtgggcgttatgtcacaagtcggtgacacttcatagtgttcacaagccggtgacactaggtggtgcttcacaagtcggtgatgccacatagaggttcacaagtcggtgatacccttgggtgattcacaagtcggtgacaccctatagtgttcacaagtcggtgacacttagtggcgcttcacaagtcggtgatgtcacatggcgttcacaagtcggtgacccatagatattggtgggtagttcacaagtcggtgacaccttttgatgagtcacaagtcggtgacaacatacgagtgagactcgacgttattggtcgtctacaagtcggtagtgccatagcggggaacggtttgttatatttatgcattattgtgatttagtatattattgtggcgatttatatactaacgttgttgctagtcgtatgtttggtgttgctagctcgtttatgcattttgtttgcatggtattgtaagtggatgcgtgtaggtaaattacatatgtatatgtataagtattgcattcactaagcgttagcttaccctctcgttgttgacttttttataaattacatggatgcggaggctcgggtaagcggggactagtggacttgcgtagttgctttagaaggcttgcttttggattgattaggattgggtagcgtatccccaatcgccatgctcggcctttattttgtattacaaatcatgtggttgaaaacttgtattttcgtacgaaagtcgtaaaacggccgatgtgggcccggtctcgtaaaacttattttattaatggaacgtgttagttttttttatatatgaatatgttgtgaatagcgttttgtctaaatacgtcgggaagtggtcaaacattttagcatttcaagactttttggacaggccactttggcgcgccgcgtaaggttatggcgcgccgcgccacctgctgaacaaagaattttttttattttggtaaatttcacttggtcgattgtatatcgggttgggttgttacaattttaCAGTctataatgtttttatatataggATTATCATGTTGACATATAAGAaactaaattaaaaatgtacataaCAGATATATTATTGCAAAATAGAGAACTTTGGCAAACaaacattaaaaattaaaaaagTAAATCAAAACAAACCTGATATTGTTGTCGATCATTGGATAAGTTTTTGTTGCTACCCACTTCTCATACTACCTTAGAAGTTCCCTAGCCAAAACCACCACATAAGTAGAAAAAACACCAAAAAAACACTATAGTCATGAACCAAAATAGAAGAAATATACTTCAATGATCGAATAACCTATAAGAAATATACCTGCAACTGATAAGCAATTTCAAATATAGCAAAGCACCATCTCCAAGGTTGAAACAAAGCACACTTTAAAGTCACTAAATTTAAGTTCAAAACTGATAATAAAGCAAAGATACAAATAGTTATTTGGATAACCATACTTTCAAAATAAACTTACTAACAATTAATGGACAAATTCATATAACTCATTTCAACGAACACCTTGTGTGCATTTATAAAATACCTATAGAACCATTTAAATGTGCAACATAGTCATAACAATTATTAAATTTCATCCAAATATAACTGGAAAAAAAATCACACAAAATGACTATATATACTACAACACTTGTACCTTTAGTCGCATTGAACTTGAAGGGTCTGAGAAAATTGGAACAAAAAATATTGGATTTGCTCATCCTGCATCATTATTTGAAGCAAACATTTGTTAGTCTACTAttgaattattaaaataataataacaataacacaaataaaaattttaaaataacaGGGTCTCACCATTATTGCTAACCTCTTCCACCACCGGCATGAACTCTAGTAGTCGTTTTTCAAACTCTCGTAGACGAAGAATACACACAACAACTACTACAAAAATCAAAGGAATATACAAAAAGTATATGATAATCGCTCTTGAACCTTTGTAAAATGACAATAACAGTCCCTGTTATTTAtatattatgaaaatatatttattaacGACTTTATATATTTATGTACAGTATTTTTTAACTCCGGCTCGAACATACGCCTCAGTTCGCCTCGAGGCGTACGTCTCGCCTCACAAAGGGAAAATGACTCGAGGCACGTTTCCTATTTTTTAAAACCTTGATAACACTTACTCGTTTGAGATCAGTTTCAATTGCAGCACACAATCACAATAACCTCTTTGCACGAATCACACCCAAGGAGATCATGTCTTATAGCAGATTCAACGCAAGGCCGGTCCTGCAACAGGATCACGGTAGACTCATTAACAATAGCATCAACAAAACTCAGTTTAGTTTCAAAAACATATACGGGTCAAATGGGTTGGGTTATTTTGGGTAAAAAGATTCCTTAATTTATAGGGAAATGGGTCATTGATTAACAAAAAATTAACCATATAATAAGAAAGAAAAaactcatatctttcattcttcctaATCCACTATGTAAAAACTTTTGATTCACCTCTTTCAGAAGAACTTCGTAGCCATTTAAAATTAGAGTTGTCGCTATTCCCGACCCCATCAGACCTCGTCGAAGTATAGCAAGCTTGATGATTCGTCTTGGCTGCAGACAAAAATCGGTCACCCTTTGTACCTGTCAACACACACAAATGAGACTTAAAGTTAGTCAAATTGATTATTTCATACGCTAAATGCAAGATTATAATGATCTCACTTCTAATAATCTTTGATTATTTGAATAATAATTACAATCGAAAGATAACAAAACCAAAAAAAGTTCTACCTTTGTAGTATCACGTTGAGAAGAGAAGATATTAACCAAGCTCTTGCAATATTGGACTTTAGAAGACCGTGATATTCAGTATATTCCTGAAGAATACATACAAAAAGTTACATCATAACAGTGTATTGATAATTTATAGTAATGACCATGAAAAATACTTGCATTTTAAAAGTCACTCAGTGGAGTATCTTACATAAAAGACCAACTCACACCTGCAAGCAGTCGCCAGACAAAGAGCTAGAGCCTCCATCAGCAACTGCAAGCAACAACAAAAATCAAAGTGGAAAACACAAAAAGTTGAACCAACTCAAACATTTAAGTTAACTCGAAACTTAAAAACACAATACATATATGACATAGAAAAAGCAGAAGTTAAACTTGATCAACCCAAAAATTGAAGTACCAGTAGCAACagtacaactgcaacaacaacaaaactccctaaatatataaactaaataacAAAACTTAAGTAGTTCTAAAAAAAACAATAACATACCTACACCACTTCACAGATTCAACAACGCAAACTTATAAACGGTCCATTTCAGTTTTATCGCTTCAAACCCTAAAAAAAATTTAAGGAGAATAGAAAGCAATtgaagtaaaaataaataataaatactcaCAGAATCAACAATGAAAGCTAATTACGAAGAAGTGATGGCGGTCGTTTGAGCATCGCCTGAAACCGTTATCTGTACACCAAAATCACAACCTGAAAAGAAAAGGATATGATTAAAAATTAATGAAAAACCCTAACAATTGAGAAAGAAGGAGAAAGGTGAAATCAGAGTATGAGAAAGAGAAAGAGTGAGTGGGAATTGTTGACGAAGACATAGTCAATTGCAATCGTATGGGCATGGGTATGGAGGACGGTACGTATGTACAACCACTCACGCTAACCTGTTAAcagccattttttttctttttcttttttttttaaaaaaaaatcctaAAATGGTAGAAGTGGTGCAAAAGGTGAGCACGGGATACTTAttgggaaagaaaaaaaaaaaacagcgtGAACAGTAAAATTATGTGAGGGGAGCTGCCACGTGGACCAAGCGGGTTGCGAGAATGACTTCTCCTAATAGAAGATGGGTAATGTTAGCAATGTGAGATTCGAAATTTTaaggtaataatttttttttttttgagttagGATACACCTGGTGAATTTTATAAATAAACAGAAGACTATAACGACAAATACCTACAAGAGTCGGGTAGTCTCAAATGTACCAATAGACTAAAATACCAAAAAGACATTAAAGCCTATAAGCAAGTGCCCTCAAAGAGAGCAGCACTCAACAAATTGACACAAATTAAGGTATTTACCATAAGGCCTTCATGTTTTGCACATCCTCAGAATTTCTGAACATAAGGGAGAGAAGCTTAAGACGAACCATCGAAGTAATAAACTGAACCAGTTGCTCAACTGATTCACCCCTTGGCTGGAACAATCAATGGTTAATTTTTTGCCAAACAAAGTAAACTGAAGCCGAAACATAATCTTTGCAACTACTATTCGAGCAAGCTGCTTCGGAGCTTAGGGATTTAACACGTGGACCACACCCAACCAACTAGAACTtgaaatatgaatttgaatgaggCTCTTCTTCTTGGACCACGCCTGTGAAAGGTAAGAACATTCAATAAATAAATGTGAATGGGAGTCCGGTTCTGCCTTGCAAAATGTACACAATACGCTTCCACCATTCGCTCAATTTCTTTCTCAATCCTACAGTCTTTAGTTTTTCAACCCCAATACCTTGTATATTGGGCACGGTTGAGGTcaaggtgtgatgacccgaaaatttctgaccaaatttaaatttaatctttatatatttccgacacgata
This genomic interval carries:
- the LOC139902798 gene encoding uncharacterized protein; amino-acid sequence: MLLFFLELLKFCYLVYIFREFCCCCSCTVATGTSIFGLIKFNFCFFYVIYLLMEALALCLATACRCELVFYEYTEYHGLLKSNIARAWLISSLLNVILQRYKG